Proteins from a single region of bacterium:
- a CDS encoding multiheme c-type cytochrome: MRKTAIVLAVISVLFLGMVGSSFAVDQEKFPFFPSLLNTKTGGPVSSSEFEDPERCRLCHRDIYNQWKGSMHSNAWIDPVFQALWKIGDDETDGAIRNLCSGCHLPIGTVGEEVSWDPIRGIFGASEIAEKGVQCDFCHTVAESTWQDTPSSQPQNGSLIMDPGDVKRGPYKDSDSPGHDTEYSQLHTSAEFCGSCHHVFHPVTNFPIERTYDEWKQSVYAREGIVCQDCHMMPLEKAIEAARTLKKPVNPGKASPLGPERDTVYTHEFVGGNFTLPRLLGSDKHAQIAEGRLKSAAEVQIHLPEKAVTGQLVKFKVEVFNVGAGHNLPTSLTEVRQMWLDVTVKDPKGNILMRSGALDDHGAIDPEANIFRAVAVDKDGNETHKPWEISHFSEVRVIPPKGSDTSTFTFLLPDNLKKGELTVDVVLRYRSFSQHLADLLLGEGKIEVPVVDMNRSQAMLAVSKK; the protein is encoded by the coding sequence ATGAGGAAGACAGCTATCGTTCTTGCTGTGATCAGTGTTTTGTTCCTGGGAATGGTTGGTTCGTCCTTTGCGGTGGATCAGGAGAAGTTCCCCTTCTTTCCGTCCCTTCTCAATACGAAAACCGGCGGCCCCGTGTCCAGCAGCGAGTTCGAGGATCCGGAACGATGCCGCCTCTGTCACCGGGATATCTACAATCAGTGGAAAGGTTCCATGCACTCCAACGCCTGGATAGATCCCGTTTTCCAGGCTCTGTGGAAAATAGGCGACGACGAGACCGACGGCGCCATCAGAAACCTTTGCTCCGGATGCCACTTGCCCATAGGGACTGTTGGTGAGGAGGTCAGCTGGGATCCAATCAGAGGAATTTTCGGGGCCAGCGAGATAGCGGAAAAGGGCGTGCAATGCGATTTCTGCCACACGGTCGCCGAATCAACATGGCAGGACACACCCTCTTCCCAGCCCCAGAACGGTTCCCTGATCATGGACCCAGGTGACGTAAAACGCGGGCCCTATAAGGACTCCGACTCCCCCGGTCACGACACAGAATACTCCCAGCTCCATACATCGGCTGAATTCTGCGGTTCCTGTCATCATGTCTTTCACCCTGTGACCAACTTCCCCATCGAGAGGACTTACGACGAATGGAAACAGTCCGTCTATGCCAGAGAGGGGATCGTTTGCCAGGACTGCCACATGATGCCTCTGGAAAAGGCCATTGAGGCTGCCCGAACTCTGAAGAAACCCGTTAACCCGGGCAAGGCATCGCCCCTGGGCCCGGAAAGGGATACGGTGTACACCCACGAATTCGTAGGGGGCAACTTCACGCTTCCCAGGCTCCTGGGATCCGATAAGCATGCCCAGATAGCCGAGGGGCGCCTTAAAAGCGCGGCCGAAGTCCAGATACACCTTCCCGAAAAAGCGGTGACAGGCCAGTTGGTGAAATTCAAGGTGGAGGTGTTCAACGTAGGAGCAGGCCACAATCTGCCTACAAGCCTCACCGAAGTCAGGCAGATGTGGCTGGATGTGACTGTGAAGGACCCGAAGGGCAATATACTGATGCGTTCAGGAGCCCTGGACGATCACGGTGCCATCGATCCCGAGGCCAACATTTTCAGAGCTGTGGCCGTGGATAAAGATGGAAATGAGACCCACAAGCCATGGGAAATATCCCACTTCTCCGAGGTCCGGGTCATCCCCCCCAAGGGGTCTGACACAAGTACCTTCACCTTCCTTCTTCCTGATAATCTCAAAAAGGGAGAGTTGACGGTGGATGTGGTGCTGCGCTACAGGTCCTTCTCCCAACACCTGGCTGACCTGCTCCTCGGGGAAGGTAAGATCGAGGTGCCTGTGGTGGATATGAACAGGTCACAGGCGATGCTGGCGGTATCAAAAAAATAA
- a CDS encoding CIA30 family protein, translating to MLLFDFTDPETADLFHPIGDSVMGGVSSGALNSEGGYAVFSGEVSFQNQGGFASVRSEPGSWNLSEYDDLQLEVLSDGKTYKLSLTTDSHYDSVVYRARFNPPAGEWLNVRIPFTDLIPTFRGEKVSDAPPLDRSTINSFGLLISDRQEGPFHLEIKSIRAF from the coding sequence ATGTTACTTTTCGATTTCACAGATCCTGAAACAGCTGACCTGTTCCATCCTATTGGCGACAGTGTGATGGGAGGTGTTTCCTCGGGGGCGTTAAACTCTGAGGGTGGTTATGCCGTTTTCAGCGGCGAAGTGTCCTTTCAGAACCAGGGAGGCTTTGCCTCGGTCAGGTCCGAACCCGGCTCATGGAACCTCTCCGAATATGATGACCTTCAGCTTGAGGTCCTCAGCGATGGCAAGACTTACAAACTCTCCCTGACCACCGACTCGCACTACGATTCGGTCGTGTACCGGGCCCGTTTCAACCCTCCCGCCGGTGAATGGTTGAATGTGCGCATCCCGTTCACGGATCTTATACCCACCTTCCGGGGCGAGAAAGTATCTGACGCCCCGCCCCTGGACCGATCCACCATTAATTCCTTCGGGCTTCTGATCTCGGACAGGCAGGAAGGACCTTTTCATCTGGAGATAAAGAGTATCAGGGCTTTCTGA
- a CDS encoding radical SAM protein, whose protein sequence is MSLYDLPFMVMADSDGQVFEHPVLRMAGRSGTGHRPPEPGELIDLPAGSDLHVLPGRHPVGIDPESGQLEVVSHFEGQRVNAVSSFLAPAHTVFLWSAFERTPDAPVLPLFAYAALGWGTEGFVTTGVRVDPEPRQDLDNFPQNGEEDINADKMVQDHPGNRLIKHLSHCCIVYRCPAARNYFLGRYEAPLPTSTRCNAACLGCISLQEGTSIPCTQDRIDFIPTPEEIAQVALGHIERAQNPVVSFGQGCEGEPLTNWKTLKEAISLIRRRTSGGTINLNTNASMPGALENLFDAGLDSIRVSLNSAREDLYTRYFQPANYSFEAVVASMEVARTRSRFVSVNYFVFPGVTDEPEELEAITRLQERTRFNMIQWRNLNIDPDLYLEALGGKRSSPLGVQRVMKRLKEIYPALKYGYFNPALR, encoded by the coding sequence ATGTCTCTTTACGATCTTCCCTTCATGGTCATGGCCGACAGTGATGGACAGGTGTTTGAACACCCTGTCCTCAGGATGGCGGGGCGTTCGGGGACTGGGCATCGCCCCCCTGAACCGGGGGAACTGATTGACTTACCTGCAGGATCAGACCTGCACGTCCTTCCTGGAAGGCATCCGGTGGGAATTGACCCCGAATCCGGCCAACTGGAAGTGGTGAGCCATTTCGAGGGTCAAAGGGTCAACGCTGTATCCTCCTTCCTGGCGCCCGCCCACACGGTTTTTCTATGGTCCGCCTTTGAGCGCACTCCGGATGCCCCCGTACTTCCTCTATTCGCCTATGCGGCACTGGGATGGGGAACGGAAGGTTTCGTCACAACGGGAGTGCGCGTGGACCCTGAGCCCCGCCAGGATCTGGACAACTTCCCACAAAATGGGGAGGAGGATATCAACGCTGACAAAATGGTACAGGATCATCCCGGGAACCGCCTCATCAAACATCTGTCCCACTGCTGTATTGTTTACCGGTGCCCGGCTGCCAGGAACTATTTCCTCGGGCGTTACGAGGCGCCTCTGCCGACCTCCACCAGATGCAACGCCGCCTGCCTTGGCTGCATCTCGCTCCAGGAGGGCACCAGTATCCCCTGTACCCAGGACCGCATTGATTTCATCCCCACCCCGGAAGAGATCGCCCAGGTGGCTTTAGGTCACATCGAGCGGGCCCAAAACCCTGTTGTCAGCTTCGGGCAGGGGTGTGAAGGGGAGCCTCTGACCAACTGGAAGACGCTCAAAGAGGCCATTAGTCTTATCCGCCGCCGGACATCCGGGGGGACCATTAACCTGAATACCAACGCCAGCATGCCCGGGGCCCTTGAAAACCTTTTTGACGCGGGCCTCGACAGCATCAGGGTAAGCCTTAACTCGGCCCGAGAAGATCTCTACACACGATACTTCCAACCGGCTAACTACTCCTTTGAGGCTGTGGTGGCGAGCATGGAGGTGGCGAGGACCAGGAGCAGGTTCGTGTCCGTGAACTACTTCGTCTTCCCCGGGGTCACCGATGAACCAGAGGAGCTTGAAGCGATCACCCGGCTTCAGGAACGAACCAGGTTCAACATGATCCAGTGGAGGAACCTCAACATCGACCCTGACCTGTACCTGGAAGCCCTTGGAGGTAAAAGATCTTCTCCCCTGGGTGTCCAGAGGGTGATGAAGCGGCTGAAAGAGATCTACCCTGCTCTGAAGTACGGGTACTTTAACCCGGCATTGAGGTAG
- a CDS encoding ATP-binding cassette domain-containing protein, with product MNLFTIENLKMELGGREVLNIPGLEVPDGKIVALTGPNGSGKSSFLQILGGLMQPTRGNIRYRDQDLFSQTTAAQDRMRRELGMILQSPYLFKTTVLGNVCYGLTRRGVSRKEAAQKAEAALELVGLGGFGKRPHLALSGGEAQRVALARALVLEPRALLLDEPFANVDAVSRSVIERVLLQENRNQKTSVIFTTHDLDQAYRMADTVVTLFEGRVHKGSMENLFHGLVRHTPDGPVFDTGSIVVAVHAGHEKALTAAIPPESILVSLTPISTSARNILPGRITAARERNGTVDVTVDTGDILIARLTRRSYVEMGLDLGGKVYLVFKAEAVKLY from the coding sequence ATGAATCTTTTTACAATTGAAAACCTGAAGATGGAGCTGGGCGGCAGGGAGGTCCTGAACATACCCGGCCTGGAGGTTCCCGACGGGAAGATCGTTGCCCTCACCGGGCCCAACGGGTCCGGGAAGTCCAGTTTCCTGCAGATTCTCGGGGGGCTCATGCAGCCGACCAGAGGAAACATCAGATATCGGGATCAGGATCTTTTTTCACAGACCACCGCTGCTCAAGACAGGATGCGAAGGGAACTCGGGATGATCCTCCAGTCCCCCTACCTTTTTAAAACCACGGTTCTTGGCAACGTGTGCTATGGACTCACCCGCAGGGGTGTGTCCCGCAAGGAGGCGGCCCAAAAGGCAGAAGCGGCGCTGGAACTGGTGGGCCTGGGCGGCTTTGGGAAAAGACCCCACCTGGCCCTGTCCGGCGGAGAAGCCCAGAGGGTGGCTCTGGCCCGGGCGTTGGTCCTGGAACCGAGGGCCCTTCTTCTCGATGAACCGTTTGCCAACGTGGACGCTGTGAGCCGGTCTGTCATAGAGAGGGTGCTGCTCCAGGAAAACCGCAATCAGAAGACCTCCGTCATCTTTACGACCCATGACCTTGACCAGGCCTATCGAATGGCGGACACAGTGGTGACTCTTTTTGAAGGAAGGGTTCACAAAGGCTCCATGGAGAACCTTTTCCACGGCTTGGTCAGGCACACTCCGGATGGTCCGGTCTTTGACACCGGCAGTATCGTTGTGGCCGTTCACGCAGGCCACGAGAAGGCCCTCACCGCCGCGATCCCCCCGGAATCGATCCTCGTAAGTCTGACCCCGATCTCCACGAGCGCGAGAAATATCCTTCCCGGCCGCATCACAGCTGCCAGGGAACGCAACGGCACCGTGGATGTGACTGTGGACACGGGGGATATCCTTATCGCGCGCTTGACGAGGCGATCTTACGTGGAGATGGGATTGGATCTGGGGGGAAAAGTATATCTTGTCTTTAAAGCAGAGGCCGTGAAGCTGTATTGA
- the aroF gene encoding 3-deoxy-7-phosphoheptulonate synthase: MIIVMKPGTSKKNLKDVIDRIEELGYTPHIIHGETRNVIGAIGDERGKARLQHLDALAGVERVVPILRPYKLASIEVKDQKIGERSAFKVAEGVSIGGPKITVMAGPCSVESRESLISIAREVKKMGASFLRGGAFKPRTSPYAFQGLEEEGLKILAEAREATGLPVVTEVVNPGDVDLVAGYVDMLQVGARNVQNFALLKRLGDVDKPILFKRGMMTTIEEFLMSAEYILASGNERVILCERGIRTFETATRNTLDISAVPVLKERTHLPVIVDPSHAAGHWQYVHSLSLAAIAAGADGLLIEVHSEPEIAMCDGPQSLKPKNFKTLMEALKKVAEAVGREV; this comes from the coding sequence ATGATCATCGTAATGAAGCCCGGTACCTCGAAAAAGAACCTGAAAGATGTCATCGACAGGATCGAGGAACTTGGATACACGCCCCATATCATCCACGGGGAGACCCGTAATGTTATCGGGGCCATTGGGGATGAAAGAGGAAAGGCAAGGCTCCAGCACCTGGATGCCCTGGCAGGAGTGGAGCGGGTTGTCCCTATTCTCCGCCCTTACAAGCTGGCTAGCATCGAGGTCAAGGATCAGAAAATTGGTGAGCGGTCCGCTTTCAAGGTGGCGGAGGGCGTGTCCATTGGCGGTCCGAAGATCACCGTAATGGCTGGACCCTGCAGCGTGGAAAGCAGGGAAAGCCTTATCTCTATCGCCAGGGAAGTTAAAAAAATGGGAGCCTCCTTTCTGAGGGGCGGGGCGTTTAAACCCAGGACCTCTCCCTATGCCTTCCAGGGGCTGGAGGAGGAGGGTCTCAAGATCCTTGCCGAGGCAAGGGAAGCGACCGGGCTTCCGGTTGTCACCGAGGTGGTAAACCCGGGTGATGTGGACCTGGTGGCCGGTTATGTGGACATGCTTCAGGTGGGAGCACGCAACGTTCAGAACTTCGCCCTTTTAAAACGTCTGGGCGATGTTGATAAACCCATCCTTTTCAAAAGGGGGATGATGACGACTATCGAAGAGTTCCTGATGTCCGCGGAGTATATTCTGGCCTCCGGCAACGAAAGGGTTATCCTGTGCGAACGTGGGATCCGTACTTTTGAGACGGCCACCCGCAACACTCTGGACATCAGTGCCGTTCCTGTCCTGAAGGAACGTACACACCTGCCGGTTATTGTGGATCCATCTCACGCAGCCGGCCATTGGCAATATGTCCACTCCTTGTCTCTCGCCGCCATCGCGGCCGGGGCGGACGGACTCCTGATAGAGGTTCACTCAGAACCTGAGATCGCCATGTGTGACGGTCCACAGTCCTTAAAGCCAAAGAATTTTAAAACTCTCATGGAAGCGTTAAAAAAGGTTGCCGAGGCGGTGGGGAGGGAGGTCTGA